A window of Shewanella mesophila contains these coding sequences:
- a CDS encoding WYL domain-containing protein: MDGLDNLSHAQRQRLAFIDFSLQYLGQVSRQDLIAKFATGLAAATRDLASYRALAPDNMQLMHRTKSYHRNSEFVPLFNHDPEVILHGLANGFGDGLSHPVQPSAVCVDAVQLIHPNTDIIAGIMRAIQHQQATVVTYVSVSSGETQREIVPHTLVNNGQRWHVRSFDRTHQTFTDFVVTRIKSVKLSVNEPFDHELANQDNAWQQLVSLVLIPHPCLPHPEAIELDYQMLDGRLTIQSRAALAGYLLRQWSVDCSKDHQIRGGVCQLALENLDILSEIEHLSIVPGAKPR; the protein is encoded by the coding sequence ATGGATGGTTTAGATAACTTGTCCCATGCTCAGCGTCAGCGATTGGCATTTATCGATTTTAGTTTGCAATATTTGGGTCAAGTATCTCGTCAGGATCTAATTGCAAAATTTGCGACGGGCTTAGCTGCGGCAACGAGAGACTTGGCAAGCTACCGAGCGTTAGCGCCTGATAATATGCAGTTGATGCATCGTACTAAGTCTTATCATCGTAACAGTGAATTTGTACCTTTATTTAATCATGATCCAGAGGTTATTCTTCATGGCCTTGCCAATGGTTTTGGTGATGGTCTATCTCATCCCGTACAGCCAAGCGCCGTGTGTGTTGATGCCGTTCAACTTATCCATCCTAATACCGATATTATTGCTGGTATCATGCGCGCGATTCAGCACCAACAAGCTACCGTCGTGACCTACGTATCGGTATCGTCGGGGGAAACCCAGCGAGAGATTGTGCCTCATACCTTAGTGAATAATGGTCAGCGCTGGCATGTGCGCAGTTTTGATCGCACACATCAGACATTTACTGACTTTGTAGTGACACGCATTAAGTCGGTAAAACTGAGTGTCAATGAACCGTTCGACCACGAGCTAGCCAATCAAGATAATGCGTGGCAACAGCTAGTGTCGCTCGTGTTAATTCCTCACCCGTGTTTGCCTCATCCAGAAGCAATTGAACTCGATTATCAGATGTTAGATGGAAGACTAACTATACAAAGCCGCGCCGCGTTAGCTGGCTATCTGCTCAGGCAGTGGAGTGTCGATTGCTCTAAAGATCATCAAATCCGCGGTGGTGTGTGTCAACTGGCGCTTGAAAATCTCGATATCCTTTCCGAAATCGAGCACTTATCGATCGTTCCAGGGGCCAAGCCAAGATAA
- a CDS encoding lytic murein transglycosylase, whose amino-acid sequence MFACGVSAATHANEAFDTCIMTLKQKAADAGISAKTIDQTLGQVKYVTRVIELDKKQPEFSQTFDNYFSKRVTDWRVQEGRRLLKKHQTLLLQLQQTYGVPPQYLMAFWGLETNFGGYKGKMPVVDSLTTLACDPRRASYFTGELIQALKLKEAYQFETSDMVGSWAGAMGHTQFMPSAYAKYAIDGDGDGKADLWNSTEDALSSAANFLHQLGWARNERWGREVKLPNNYDYQFLGRKDKQPLVKWAELGVKKADGKSLTTPDMQAALYLPAGHTGPAFLGYGNFDVIMRWNRSEFYAIAVGHLADRINGAASLAVAPPQHDNISRDKLKLLQTKLNEKGFNVGKPDGVLGANSRAGLQAYQRSVGLTADGFPSDETFSRMGID is encoded by the coding sequence ATGTTCGCTTGTGGGGTTAGCGCCGCAACTCACGCCAATGAGGCTTTCGATACCTGCATTATGACCTTAAAGCAAAAGGCGGCCGACGCAGGAATTTCAGCTAAAACGATCGATCAAACATTAGGACAAGTAAAGTATGTGACTCGGGTGATCGAACTCGATAAGAAACAGCCCGAATTTAGCCAAACTTTCGATAACTACTTTAGTAAACGAGTGACAGATTGGCGTGTACAAGAGGGGCGTCGACTGCTGAAAAAACATCAGACACTCTTGTTGCAACTGCAACAGACCTATGGCGTGCCGCCACAATACTTAATGGCATTTTGGGGATTAGAAACCAATTTTGGTGGCTATAAAGGCAAGATGCCAGTGGTCGATAGCTTAACGACACTGGCATGTGATCCTAGGCGTGCCAGTTACTTTACTGGAGAGCTAATTCAAGCACTTAAGCTTAAAGAAGCGTATCAGTTTGAGACCAGTGACATGGTCGGCTCTTGGGCGGGCGCTATGGGGCACACACAGTTTATGCCATCGGCCTATGCCAAGTATGCAATTGATGGCGATGGCGATGGCAAGGCGGATCTTTGGAACAGTACAGAAGATGCATTAAGTTCGGCGGCTAATTTTTTACATCAGTTAGGTTGGGCGCGTAACGAAAGGTGGGGCCGAGAGGTCAAGTTACCTAATAACTACGATTATCAATTTTTAGGCCGAAAGGATAAACAACCTCTGGTTAAATGGGCTGAACTGGGTGTTAAAAAGGCCGATGGCAAGAGTTTGACAACGCCAGATATGCAAGCGGCGCTTTATTTGCCAGCGGGACATACTGGCCCGGCTTTTCTTGGTTATGGCAATTTTGACGTGATCATGCGCTGGAATCGATCTGAGTTTTATGCCATAGCTGTAGGTCACTTAGCCGATCGCATAAACGGCGCCGCGTCACTTGCTGTCGCCCCACCTCAGCATGACAATATCAGCCGTGACAAACTTAAGTTATTGCAAACAAAACTGAATGAAAAGGGCTTTAATGTGGGTAAACCAGATGGCGTGTTAGGTGCTAACTCTCGCGCCGGTTTACAAGCGTATCAGCGCAGTGTTGGTCTTACTGCCGATGGTTTCCCTAGTGATGAAACATTTTCGAGAATGGGTATCGATTAA
- a CDS encoding alpha/beta hydrolase, giving the protein MSKLPLERITIEPKHSVKACVIWLHGLGDSGAGFAPVVPLLGMDESLAVRFIFPHAPSIAVTINQGFATPAWYDIKGMDIDNRADMPGVINSECAIAALIDEQIAAGIPADKIVLAGFSQGGVMSLFTGLRYPKTLAGIMALSCYLPTGNKLPSSLSEANSNTPLLQLHGEQDEVVPVGAGLSAYELVKQAGYPTQWQTYIMGHSVLPEQLKDIGIWLTQRLR; this is encoded by the coding sequence ATGTCGAAGCTGCCGTTGGAGCGGATCACGATCGAACCGAAACATTCTGTTAAAGCCTGTGTCATTTGGTTACATGGATTAGGAGACTCTGGAGCGGGGTTTGCGCCTGTTGTGCCTTTACTCGGCATGGATGAGTCTTTGGCGGTTAGGTTCATCTTTCCTCACGCACCGAGTATTGCTGTCACTATCAATCAGGGATTTGCGACGCCAGCTTGGTATGACATAAAAGGTATGGATATTGATAACCGAGCTGATATGCCTGGTGTGATTAATTCAGAATGTGCGATCGCAGCCTTGATAGATGAGCAGATAGCTGCAGGGATCCCCGCTGATAAAATCGTGTTAGCGGGTTTTAGTCAAGGTGGGGTAATGAGCCTCTTTACAGGACTTAGATATCCTAAGACCTTGGCTGGGATCATGGCGCTTTCTTGCTATCTCCCGACGGGGAATAAGTTACCAAGCTCGCTTAGCGAGGCGAATAGCAACACGCCGTTATTGCAGCTGCATGGTGAGCAAGATGAAGTGGTGCCCGTGGGGGCGGGGTTATCAGCCTATGAGTTAGTTAAGCAGGCTGGTTACCCAACTCAATGGCAGACTTATATCATGGGTCACAGCGTATTGCCTGAGCAATTGAAAGATATTGGCATCTGGTTAACGCAACGCCTACGTTAG
- a CDS encoding glutathione S-transferase family protein, with the protein MGLLQGGKWVDQWYDTDESQGKFIREDAIFRNWISCPSEVTPTPQFSAQSGRYHLYVSLACPWAHRTLIFRELKSLQAHIGVTVVEPHMLSNGWEFSGPKQSDDAFHINGAETDRLNGHNYLYQLYQQAKTDYSGRVTVPVLWDKQLNTIVSNESSEIIRMFNSEFNEITGNVADFYPLALRSEIDELNDWIYESINNGVYRVGFATTQQAYEEAFEMLFTALDRLEQLLSTRRYLTGDQLTEADWRLFTTLVRFDAVYVGHFKTNRNRIADMPAIYGYMKELYQYPDIAATVNFEHIKQHYYFSHSQINPTRVVPLGPTLDLLAPHRRDRVKSETPWSSD; encoded by the coding sequence ATGGGATTATTACAAGGCGGAAAATGGGTTGATCAGTGGTACGATACCGATGAAAGCCAAGGCAAATTTATTAGAGAAGATGCCATCTTTCGCAACTGGATATCATGTCCTAGCGAGGTTACGCCCACGCCGCAATTTTCGGCTCAATCGGGTCGCTACCATCTCTATGTCTCATTAGCCTGCCCTTGGGCCCACAGAACACTCATCTTCAGAGAGCTAAAATCATTGCAAGCCCACATTGGCGTCACGGTAGTAGAACCTCACATGTTAAGCAATGGGTGGGAGTTTAGTGGACCTAAGCAAAGCGATGATGCATTTCATATCAACGGCGCCGAAACCGACAGACTCAATGGTCACAATTATCTGTACCAACTCTATCAACAAGCGAAAACAGACTATAGTGGCCGCGTCACTGTACCTGTACTTTGGGATAAGCAACTTAATACCATCGTCAGCAATGAATCCTCTGAGATTATTCGCATGTTTAATAGTGAATTTAATGAGATCACAGGCAACGTCGCCGACTTCTATCCATTAGCACTACGCAGCGAGATAGACGAGCTAAATGATTGGATATATGAAAGCATCAACAATGGTGTATATCGCGTTGGCTTTGCAACGACCCAGCAAGCCTATGAAGAAGCCTTCGAAATGCTCTTTACTGCATTAGATAGACTAGAGCAATTGCTATCGACAAGGCGCTATTTAACCGGGGATCAACTCACCGAAGCGGACTGGCGTCTATTTACCACCCTAGTAAGGTTCGATGCCGTCTACGTCGGTCATTTTAAAACTAATCGTAATAGAATTGCCGATATGCCAGCGATTTACGGCTATATGAAAGAGCTATATCAATATCCCGATATCGCCGCAACCGTCAATTTTGAACATATAAAACAGCACTACTATTTTAGCCACAGCCAGATCAATCCAACTCGAGTGGTCCCACTTGGCCCCACTTTAGATCTATTAGCCCCACATAGACGAGATAGAGTGAAAAGCGAAACACCTTGGAGTAGCGACTAA
- a CDS encoding FKBP-type peptidyl-prolyl cis-trans isomerase, giving the protein MSIKDDMVVQFNYTLRDETGEVLETNEGLDPIAYLHGHDNMMPGVEKALEGHEVGESFSVTLPPEETYGVRNENAEQRVSVKHLQGAKVWKAGMRAIISTDQGQRQVTVIKVGKFMATVDINHPLAGRELTFDLTIVDARDATDEEIAHGHAHGVGGHHH; this is encoded by the coding sequence ATGAGTATTAAAGACGATATGGTCGTACAGTTTAACTACACTTTACGTGACGAAACTGGCGAAGTGCTCGAAACCAATGAAGGACTCGATCCTATTGCATACCTTCATGGTCATGACAATATGATGCCAGGTGTAGAAAAGGCACTTGAAGGCCACGAAGTGGGTGAAAGCTTTTCGGTTACCCTACCGCCAGAAGAAACCTATGGCGTTCGCAATGAAAATGCCGAGCAGCGTGTATCGGTTAAACATCTTCAAGGTGCTAAAGTGTGGAAAGCGGGCATGCGTGCGATAATTAGTACCGATCAAGGTCAGCGTCAAGTGACTGTGATTAAAGTCGGTAAGTTTATGGCTACCGTGGATATTAATCACCCGTTGGCTGGTCGAGAATTAACCTTTGATCTCACTATTGTTGATGCTCGTGATGCAACCGATGAAGAGATTGCTCACGGTCATGCCCATGGCGTTGGCGGTCATCATCACTAA
- a CDS encoding DUF3389 family protein has protein sequence MVITFSQGKIIISMHEIQVKFNDRGLSLYALAEDIKVLRDALMLVADAGAVRWSLKLDSVEQIDEVVAELGIDS, from the coding sequence ATGGTTATTACATTTTCCCAAGGCAAAATCATCATCTCGATGCATGAGATACAAGTTAAATTTAACGACCGAGGTCTATCTCTTTATGCTTTGGCAGAAGATATAAAAGTCCTGCGAGATGCATTAATGTTAGTCGCCGACGCTGGTGCTGTGCGTTGGTCATTAAAGTTAGACTCCGTCGAGCAGATTGACGAAGTCGTCGCCGAGCTAGGTATTGATAGCTAA
- a CDS encoding DUF2750 domain-containing protein — MTDSNPVLARFIENVKEHQAVWGLQDETGEGWVVCDSSEYEETDVMPLWSSAEKAKVHCTEEWQDYQPAAIKLEELLEYWIKDLHDDGVLVGVDWVAEQDCVEIDPIGLAKNLVDIEQE; from the coding sequence ATGACTGATAGCAATCCCGTTTTAGCACGCTTTATCGAAAACGTAAAAGAGCACCAAGCCGTTTGGGGCCTTCAAGACGAAACTGGCGAAGGCTGGGTAGTATGTGATTCTTCTGAATATGAAGAAACTGATGTCATGCCTTTGTGGTCAAGTGCAGAAAAAGCCAAAGTGCATTGCACTGAAGAGTGGCAGGATTATCAACCTGCAGCAATTAAGCTTGAGGAACTTTTAGAGTACTGGATTAAAGACCTTCACGATGACGGTGTGCTCGTTGGTGTAGATTGGGTTGCAGAACAAGACTGTGTAGAGATCGATCCTATCGGCCTTGCTAAGAACTTAGTCGATATCGAACAAGAGTAA
- the ushA gene encoding bifunctional UDP-sugar hydrolase/5'-nucleotidase UshA, with amino-acid sequence MTNKLIKGLVATAVLAALAGCNSSDDDKVPTTCAEAGDACTTFTVLHTNDNHGRFWENKDGEYGMAARKTLIEQIRAEVAANGGETLLLSGGDINTGVPESDLQDAVPDFIGMNDIGYDAMAVGNHEFDNPLAVLDSQRSIANFPMLAANIYRADGTRYFDAYKVFDVNGVKIAVIGLTTEDTAKIGNPEFISDLTFTDPKEEAAKVIKEIKDAKAADLIFATTHMGHYANGENGSNAPGDVALANALAKGELQAVIGGHSQNPVCMEGGEYVDFTPGDECAPDQQNGTYIMQAHEWGKYVGRADFEYFNGELHLASYKLVPVNLLKKVTDANGEETKVLAGEAIEPDAALKELLSYYQERGQGQLGEVIANTDGLLDGERANVRNMQTNLGRLLAEAQRSKVNADVGVMNSGGVRASIEAGDISYRDVLTVQPFGNMITLSTMTGAELTEYLNVVATFDVGESGSGAYPQLAGIKMDVDCEAKTVSINDINGKGYADDATYTFTVPSYNAAGGDGYPKLNPVQTGYVDAEVLYTYFKDKVDIKAADYAPVAGDIQFLNSNSPLACKR; translated from the coding sequence ATGACAAATAAGCTTATTAAAGGATTAGTTGCGACTGCAGTACTTGCAGCTCTTGCAGGTTGTAATAGCAGCGATGATGATAAAGTACCGACAACATGTGCAGAAGCTGGCGATGCTTGTACTACTTTTACGGTATTACACACTAACGATAACCATGGTCGTTTCTGGGAAAACAAAGATGGCGAATATGGTATGGCGGCTCGTAAGACGTTGATCGAACAGATCCGCGCAGAAGTAGCCGCTAACGGTGGTGAAACGCTATTGTTATCTGGTGGCGATATTAATACAGGTGTTCCAGAGTCTGATCTACAAGATGCTGTCCCTGATTTTATCGGAATGAATGATATAGGTTACGATGCAATGGCCGTTGGCAACCATGAGTTCGATAATCCATTGGCTGTATTAGATTCACAGCGTTCAATTGCTAATTTCCCAATGTTGGCGGCTAACATCTACAGAGCCGACGGTACACGCTATTTTGATGCTTACAAAGTATTTGACGTTAACGGTGTGAAAATTGCGGTTATCGGTTTAACCACTGAAGATACTGCTAAGATTGGCAATCCAGAATTTATCTCAGATCTTACATTTACCGATCCAAAAGAAGAAGCGGCAAAAGTAATTAAAGAGATTAAGGATGCTAAAGCGGCAGACCTTATCTTTGCGACTACTCATATGGGGCATTACGCTAATGGAGAGAATGGTAGCAACGCTCCTGGTGATGTCGCTTTAGCTAACGCATTGGCAAAAGGTGAATTACAAGCAGTTATTGGTGGTCACTCTCAAAACCCTGTGTGTATGGAAGGTGGCGAATACGTTGACTTCACACCTGGTGATGAATGTGCTCCAGATCAGCAAAATGGCACCTACATTATGCAAGCTCACGAATGGGGTAAGTATGTTGGCCGTGCTGATTTTGAATATTTCAATGGTGAACTTCATTTAGCAAGTTACAAACTAGTACCCGTTAACTTACTTAAGAAAGTGACCGATGCAAACGGTGAAGAAACTAAAGTACTAGCGGGCGAGGCTATTGAACCTGATGCTGCGCTTAAAGAGCTACTTTCTTACTATCAAGAGCGTGGTCAAGGCCAACTTGGTGAAGTCATTGCAAACACCGATGGTTTACTCGATGGTGAGCGTGCTAATGTTCGTAACATGCAGACTAACCTTGGCCGCTTACTTGCTGAAGCGCAGCGTTCAAAAGTGAATGCTGATGTCGGTGTGATGAACTCTGGTGGGGTGCGAGCATCAATTGAAGCAGGTGATATCTCTTACCGCGATGTACTGACTGTACAGCCATTTGGTAACATGATCACCTTAAGCACTATGACGGGTGCCGAATTGACTGAATACTTAAATGTTGTCGCTACATTTGATGTGGGAGAGTCTGGTTCTGGTGCTTATCCGCAGCTGGCGGGTATTAAAATGGATGTTGATTGTGAAGCTAAAACCGTTTCTATCAACGATATCAATGGAAAGGGCTATGCCGATGATGCGACATACACCTTCACAGTTCCAAGCTACAACGCAGCTGGTGGTGATGGCTATCCTAAGCTAAACCCAGTTCAAACTGGTTATGTTGATGCCGAAGTGCTTTATACTTACTTTAAAGATAAAGTCGATATCAAGGCTGCGGATTATGCCCCTGTTGCGGGTGACATTCAGTTCTTGAATAGTAATAGTCCATTAGCTTGTAAGCGTTAA